In bacterium, one genomic interval encodes:
- a CDS encoding DUF423 domain-containing protein, whose translation MERFLLTAAGVNGLLAVALGAFGAHGLKSSLAGAADAAQRLEWWETAARYQMYHALALGLLAWLASRIAWGGLAVGGWAFLAGIVLFSGSLYAMTLTGVRALGAVTPVGGLGLIVGWVVVVLAALRMGRG comes from the coding sequence TTGGAACGCTTCCTCCTGACCGCCGCCGGCGTCAACGGCCTGCTCGCCGTCGCTCTCGGCGCCTTCGGCGCCCACGGCCTCAAATCGTCCCTCGCCGGCGCCGCCGACGCCGCCCAGCGCCTCGAGTGGTGGGAGACCGCCGCGCGCTACCAGATGTATCACGCCCTGGCCCTCGGCCTGCTGGCCTGGCTGGCGTCGCGGATCGCCTGGGGCGGCCTCGCCGTGGGCGGGTGGGCCTTCCTGGCGGGAATCGTGCTGTTCAGCGGGAGTCTCTACGCCATGACGCTGACGGGGGTGCGGGCGCTGGGCGCCGTCACCCCCGTCGGTGGGCTGGGTCTGATCGTCGGCTGGGTCGTGGTCGTTCTGGCGGCGCTGCGGATGGGGCGCGGCTAG
- a CDS encoding SDR family oxidoreductase, with the protein MKRLRPLFLSVLATLLLVGAAAAENSPWAGRTVVVTGANRGLGLEFAKQLKEAGADVIGTARKPDEADELKALGVRVEQLDVADDASVAAFAARLDGAAVDVLLNNAGIFPTREGFEGSTVDESRRIYEVNTLGPMRVTQALLPNLRAGDRKLVMNMSSGLGSIANAGRGAMLGYRMSKAALNMQTRVQAGDLAAEGFIFVAMSPGWVRTDMGGPNANLEPAESIRGMLATMAPLTAADSGKYFAYSGEELPW; encoded by the coding sequence ATGAAGCGACTGCGCCCGCTGTTCCTGTCCGTCCTCGCCACCCTGCTGCTCGTCGGCGCCGCCGCGGCCGAGAATTCGCCCTGGGCCGGCCGGACGGTCGTCGTCACCGGCGCCAACCGCGGACTCGGCCTCGAGTTCGCGAAGCAGCTCAAGGAGGCGGGCGCCGACGTCATCGGCACCGCCCGCAAGCCGGACGAGGCCGACGAACTGAAGGCCCTGGGCGTGCGCGTCGAGCAGCTCGACGTGGCCGACGACGCCAGCGTGGCCGCCTTCGCCGCGCGCCTGGACGGCGCGGCCGTCGACGTGCTGCTGAACAACGCGGGGATCTTCCCGACCCGGGAGGGTTTCGAGGGCTCGACGGTGGACGAGTCGCGCCGGATCTACGAGGTGAACACGCTCGGCCCCATGCGCGTCACCCAGGCCCTGCTGCCGAACCTGCGCGCCGGCGACCGCAAGCTGGTGATGAACATGTCGAGCGGCCTGGGCAGCATCGCCAACGCCGGCCGCGGCGCCATGCTCGGCTACCGCATGAGCAAGGCGGCCCTGAACATGCAGACCCGCGTGCAGGCCGGCGACCTGGCCGCCGAGGGCTTCATCTTCGTGGCCATGAGCCCGGGCTGGGTGCGCACCGACATGGGCGGTCCGAACGCGAACCTGGAACCCGCGGAATCGATCCGCGGCATGCTGGCGACCATGGCGCCGCTGACGGCCGCCGACAGCGGCAAGTACTTCGCCTACAGCGGCGAGGAACTGCCGTGGTAG